One Bufo gargarizans isolate SCDJY-AF-19 chromosome 4, ASM1485885v1, whole genome shotgun sequence DNA window includes the following coding sequences:
- the LOC122935516 gene encoding uncharacterized protein LOC122935516, translating to MSGGRSPTIGVSPFVSGSSASVPAPPPPLSHIPFIPFAAAPAVGRGRRRERSLSPTSSREGRRRGRRSRRRRRSSRHSRSSRYSRRSRSSRWRSPSSSEGSSGVSEESVRTPRSGSGRLADGEVSRVSSLASVAVHREAVPVPAVVPAAIPVPGFSGPSSGGGDGWAGLPGFPVAAGAQQLMTLVSSSVTPATWQAHGMARPVVWLLGHSYIFWAAQRAECRPGGRSLGFREVEVHWRGLRGVKMVSSVAGGGGDWA from the exons ATGTCTGGAGGTAGGTCTCCTACTATTGGGGTTTCGCCTTTTGTGAGTGGGTCTTCTGCTTCGGTcccggctccccccccccccctttcacatATCCCTTTCATTCCTTTCGCAGCGGCTCCTGCGGTGGGGAGGGGCAGACGCAGGGAGAGATCTTTGTCCCCCACTTCCTCCAGAGAGGGCAGGAGGCGGGGGAGGCGCAGCCGCCGGAGGCGGCGTTCCAGTCGGCATTCCAGGTCCTCCCGGTACAGCAGGCGGTCCAGATCTTCCAGGTGGCGTTCCCCGTCCTCCTCAGAGGGATCCTCGGGCGTGTCGGAAGAGTCTGTTCGTACACCGCGTTCCGGGAGTGGACGACTGGCGGATGGTGAGGTGTCCAGGGTATCGAGCCTGGCTTCGGTGGCAGTACACAGGGAGGCTGTTCCTGTACCTGCGGTGGTTCCAGCGGCGATCCCGGTTCCTG GTTTTTCGGGACCTTCATCCGGAGGCGGAGATGGATGGGCTGGCTTGCCCGGATTTCCTGTGGCGGCTGGTGCTCAACAGTTGATGACGCTGGTCAGCTCTTCGGTTACGCCGGCCACTTGGCAGGcgcatg gAATGGCTCGTCCGGTGGTCTGGTTGCTGGGGCATTCGTACATCTTTTGGGCGGCACAGAGGGCCGAATGCAGGCCGGGAGGTCGGAGCCTTGGTTTCAGGGAAGTGGAGGTTCATTGGAGGGGGCTTCGGGGGGTTAAGATGGTCTCAAGTGTTGCCGGAGGTGGTGGAGATTGGGCGTAG